In the genome of uncultured Celeribacter sp., the window CGCGCTGGGCCTCGGCGGCTTCGCCTGCGTTGGTCATGGTCACACCGCCTGAGGCCAAAAGCCGGGCAATCGCACCGCCTTCGCTGGCGTAGATGACCTCGACGGTTTGCGCAGTCAGCCGCATCGGGCCTTGGCCGATGACGACATTGCCGGAAAACAGGGCTTTGCCAGTGCCCTGATCGACGCTGAGCTGGTCGGAGGTGACCTCGATCGGCAGGCTACTGTCGTGTTTGAGGCCGCCGAATGCGATCTGTGTGCCCTGCGCCGATGCGGGCTGGCTCAGGCCAAGCGTGAAGATCAGCGCAGTTGTCAGGGAAAGGGTTCGGATGATCGTCACGGGCAAAGTCCTCAAATGTCAGGGCTGATATACCAGCTTTACGCCGCCCTTGAAAACCAGAAGGTAGGCCTCTGTTTCGGCATCTTGTGAAATCACCATGGAGCCTGCGGTCAGATCGCCAGCCGGTCCGGTGGCATCGACGCTTCCAGGGCTTTCGATGTGCGAGACATCCAGCATGGTGGCGACCCGGTCCGATGTGATCGTGTAGCCGGTGGAGGTTTCGATCTCGACATGGCCGGAGAGCTCGGCGATCTGGCTGGGGCCGTCAATGACTCCATCATCGGCTTGGAGTGTCACGGAACTCTTGTTGGTCATGCGCAGTGCGCCACGGACCTTGTTGGAATTGATAACATCCTTTGTCGACAAGTCCGGGCGCACCAGATCGGCGGAGATTTCCAATTCCGAACCATCGCGGGTCACGGTCGCAAAAGATGGCCCCTCGACCCGTTGTTCGCGCGCCAGCGTTTCGATGTCGACATCGGCATAGGGAATCGACAGGCTGGTGTCGCGGTCGCGCGCAAACAAAAAGAGCGTGGCCAAAAGCACGAGGCTTGCCAGGGGCAGGGCAATCTTCGCGAATGCCACGAATTTGGAATAGGTGTTGTCGAACCGCGCCATAAGGACGTCTTACACGACCCCGGCGCGAAGGCAGTCCTGAATTTTCAAAATCCCGCAAGGCCGCCCGTCTTCGGCAGAATCCCGCACAAAAAGACAGGTGATCGCGCGTTCATCCATGCGTGCGACGGCTTTTTCGGCCAGGGCGTCCGAGGAAATCGTCATCGGGTCTCGGGTCATGATGTCACCGGCCGTCTTGTCCAAAAGCCCGTCGATATGGCGCCGCAGGTCGCCGTCGGTGATGATGCCGCTCAGTTGGCCGTCCGCGTCGATCACGCCCACGACGCCAAAGCCTTTGGCGGAAATCACGGGCAAGGCCTCTCGCATGGGGGTCTCGGCGACGACCAGCGGCATATCGCTGTGCATCAGGTCACGCACTTTGGTGAGGCGAGAGCCAAGTTTGCCGCCCGGATGCAGCACGCGGAAATTGTCGGCGGTAAACGCACGGTGTTCCATCAGGGCAATGGCAAGCGCATCGCCCAAGGCCAGCGTCATCGTCGTCGAGGTGGTCGGGACGATGCCATGCCCACAGGCCTCTGCGGCTTTCGGCAGGATCAGAGCCACATCGCAGGCGCGAATGAGCGAGCTGTCGGGATTCGAGGCTACCCCGATCATCGGGATTTTGAAGCGCCGCGTGTAGGCGATCACATCGGCCAGTTCCGGGGTTTCGCCGGAGTTGGACAGCACGAGGCAGACATCGCCATCGCCGATCATGCCCAGATCGCCATGGCTCGCTTCGGCCGGATGCACGAAATGTGCGGGCGTGCCGGTGGAGGCCAGCGTCGCGGCGATCTTGCGTGCGATATGGCCGGATTTGCCCATGCCCGTGACGATGGTGCGACCCTTGGCCATCAGGATGGTGTCCACCGCTTTGGTGAATTCGGTCCCGAGGCTGTCGGACAAAAGCCCGAGCGCCTCGGCCTCCTGTGCGATCACACGTTTGGCAGTGGACAGGAATGCGTCGGATTGGGTCATGTGCCGAACCTCGAAAGAGATGTCAGTGAGAGAAAATGTCGATTTCGGGCCAGCCCTCGAGATCGAGCTGTGCACGGGTCGGCAGGAAGTCGAAACAGGATTGCGCAAGCTCCATCCGGCCTTCGCGTTCCAGCATTTCGTTCAGCTTGTCGCGCAGCTGATGCAGATAGAGCACGTCGGAGGCGGCGTAATCGAGTTGCGCATTGGTCAGGTCGCGCGCGCCCCAGTCGCTCATTTGCTGATATTTGGAAATGTCCACTTTCAACAGCTGATCGAGCAGGTTCTTGAGCCCATGGCGATCCGTGAAGGTGCGCACGAGTTTCGAGGCGATTTTGGTGCAATAGACCGGCGTCGCCAGCGTGCCAAAGGTGTGATGCATCGCGGCGATGTCGAAGCGGCCAAAGTGGAACAGCTTCAACACGTTCGGATCGGCCAGCATCTTGCACAGGTTCGGCGCCTCGGTCTGGCCGCGCTCGACTTGAACGAGATGCGCATTGCCGTCGCCACCGGACATTTGAACAAGGCAAAGACGATCGCGATGCGGGTTCAACCCCATGGTCTCGCAGTCGATGGCCACAACCGGACCGAGATCGAGATCATCGGGGAGGTCGTTTTTATAGAGAAAATTCGCCATCGTCGTGCCTTTGCTCTGCCAAATGCTGTGGATCAGGGACATAAGCTTTTGAGCGCTCTTGGGCAAGAGAGCTGTGTGGGGCGGGGCCCATGTGCTCTCATCGTTTTCGTGCCGAAAACAACTGCCGCCTGCTATCTTTGGGAATGCGATCAAACATTTTCCTTTGGAAAATGTTTTTGGTGCCCAGAAGAGGACTCGAACCTCCACGTCCATACGGACACTAGCACCTGAAGCTAGCGCGTCTACCAATTCCGCCATCTGGGCACAGATGTCGTGAGGCCGCGATGTAATGGGGATGCGTGGCGGTGTCAACGATCATTTTAAAGGTTTTTTTCAGCAGCAATAGCGTCTTGTTCATTTCCGCGCTAAAAGCTAAGCAAAGGCGACAATTTGGCATTGGAGATGCAGATGACGAAACTGGTCACCATCTATGGCGGCGCTGGCTTTGTCGGGCGGTATATCGCCCGTCGTATGGCAAAGGAGGGCTGGCGTGTCCGCGTTGCAGTGCGTCGCCCGAATGAGTCGCTTCATGTGAAACCCTACGGTGCGGTCGGTCAGGTCGAGCCGGTGTTCTGCAACATTCGCGACGATGAGTCGGTGCGCGCAGCGATGGCCGGTGCAGATGCTGTGGTGAACTGTGTGGGTGTGCTGACAGAGCGCGGCAAGAATTCCTTCGCGGCGATTCAGTCCGAAGGTGCAGGGCGCGTTGCCCGCATCGCTTCGGAACAGGGAGTGGCGCGTCTGGTGCACCTTTCCGCTCTGGGCGCCGATGCAAATTCCGCCTCCGAGTATTCCCGCACGAAAGCGGAAGGTGAGGCCAAGGTGCTTGAGGCCTTCCCGAATGCGATGATCCTGCGTCCTTCCGTGATTTTCGGTCAGGAAGATGAATTCTTCAATCGTTTCGGCAAGATGGCGGAAAAGAACGTGATCCTGCCGCTGGTGGGTGGCAACACCAAGTTCCAGCCGGTCTATGTCGATGACGTCGCGCAGGCCGCGGTCAGTGGCATTCTTGGCCATGCAGAGCCGGGCATCTATGAGCTGGGCGGCTCGGATGTGGACACGCTGAAAGGTCTCATGGGCGATATGCTTGAGGCGATTCACCGCAATCGTCTGATTCTGAACCTGCCGTTCTGGGTCGGGAATCTGATGGCGAGCGGCTTCTCCGTGGCGCAATTCCTCACCGCCGGTCTGTTCCACAACGGCATCCTGACCCGCGATCAGGTGAAAAACCTGAAAGTGGACAATGTCGTCTCTGACGATGCGAAAAGCTTTGCCGATCTGGGGATCAAGCCGACGGCGCTTCAGGCGGTTCTGCCGGATTACATGTGGGTCTATCGCCCGTCGGGTCAGTATGATGCGATTCGCGAAAGCGCGAAGAACCTGCGCAAAATCTGATTTCACTCAGGTCTCGACAATTCAAAGCGCGTCCTTACCGGGGCGCGCTTTTTTATGTGTAGGACATCACCAGAAGCACGACGCCGAGGATCACACGGTAGATCACATAGGGCGTGAAGCTGACCGATTTGAGCAGGCGCATCATGAGCGTCAGGGCCAGAAGCGCGGCAATAAAGGCAAAGACGGCGCCGATGGCCGCGTCCTTGAGCATCGCCCAATCCGCATCGCCGACCACTTCGGCACCCAGGAGAATACCAGAAGCCATGATTGTCGGGATCGACATCAGCATGGCGATCTTGGCGCCGTCTTGACGGGTATAGCCCATGGCGCGCGCGCCGGTGATGGTGATGCCCGAGCGCGAGGTGCCGGGGATGAGGGCGATGGCTTGCCAAAGGCCCAGTTTGACCGCGTCTTTCATGGACCAATCGCCTTCGGTTTTCACTTCGGCACCCTTTTGGTCGAACCAATATAGCACGAGGCCGAAAATCAGCATGGTCCAGCCGATCACGGCCGGGCTGCGCATCGCATCTGACAGGCCGGTGACTTTCAGCACGAGGCCCAGAATGACCACCGGGATGGTGGCGATGAGCAAGAGAAACGCCAGTTTCGAGCCGGGTGTGTCGATTTTTCCGGTCAGCATGCGCGGCACACCGGCCAGTCCGACACCGACATCGCGCCAGAAATAAATCATGACCGCGCCCAAGGTGCCGATATGAACGGCGACGTCGATGGCCTGACCCTGATCTTGGGTGCCCATGAAAAAGGGCAGGAGAATCAGGTGACCCGAGGAAGACACCGGGAGAAATTCGGTGATGCCCTGCACGATCGCGACGACAAGTAGATAGAAAAGACTCATAGCGACTCCGTGGCGATCTTGAGTGAGCGCAGCATAAACCCACATGGAATCAATAAGAAGAACATATTTATATCAGCTATGCTGACATAAATATGGAGCAAACAAGACAACATCCTGCGTCAGGGCAAAGGAAAAACGAAAAATAAGACAGCACTTCTGACTTTTCTTTTTCTCAGAGTCCTTATAATGAGGCAATAACTCACAACCAACCTTCGGAGATGTGGTGTCATGGCGAAAGAGCCGATGCTCAAATTCGTGACGGTAGGCAGGGACATGCCAACCAAGCGGGACGCGGAAGATCGCAAAGACGATTTTCTGGAAATCTATGGCGAGTTCGTCGAAGCGAAAGCGGAAGAACAGGCGTCGCGCTGTTCGCAATGCGGCGTGCCTTATTGCCAATCGCATTGCCCGCTGCACAACAACATCCCCGACTGGCTGCGCCTGACCGCAACGGGTCGATTGAAAGAAGCCTATGAGATTTCTCAGGCGACCAACACCTTCCCGGAAATCTGTGGCCGCATCTGCCCGCAGGACCGTCTCTGCGAAGGCAACTGTGTCATCGAGAACTCCGGCCACGGCACGGTGACGATCGGTTCTGTTGAGAAATACATCACCGACACGGCTTGGGAACAGGGCTGGGTCGAGACGATCACCCCCGTCGTCGAGCGCGAAGAAAGCGTTGGCATCATCGGGTCCGGCCCCGGTGGTCTGGCTGCAGCCGACCGTCTGCGTCGCGCTGGGCTCAAGGTCACCGTTTACGAACGGTCCGACCGCGCAGGTGGGTTGATGATGTACGGTATTCCGGGCTTCAAGCTTGAGAAAGACAT includes:
- the lptA gene encoding lipopolysaccharide transport periplasmic protein LptA, giving the protein MIRTLSLTTALIFTLGLSQPASAQGTQIAFGGLKHDSSLPIEVTSDQLSVDQGTGKALFSGNVVIGQGPMRLTAQTVEVIYASEGGAIARLLASGGVTMTNAGEAAEAQRAEYDLESGTVVLTGNVLLTQANSALSGERIVIDLDTGTGRMDGRVKTILQSGSE
- the lptC gene encoding LPS export ABC transporter periplasmic protein LptC, with translation MARFDNTYSKFVAFAKIALPLASLVLLATLFLFARDRDTSLSIPYADVDIETLAREQRVEGPSFATVTRDGSELEISADLVRPDLSTKDVINSNKVRGALRMTNKSSVTLQADDGVIDGPSQIAELSGHVEIETSTGYTITSDRVATMLDVSHIESPGSVDATGPAGDLTAGSMVISQDAETEAYLLVFKGGVKLVYQP
- a CDS encoding KpsF/GutQ family sugar-phosphate isomerase; the protein is MTQSDAFLSTAKRVIAQEAEALGLLSDSLGTEFTKAVDTILMAKGRTIVTGMGKSGHIARKIAATLASTGTPAHFVHPAEASHGDLGMIGDGDVCLVLSNSGETPELADVIAYTRRFKIPMIGVASNPDSSLIRACDVALILPKAAEACGHGIVPTTSTTMTLALGDALAIALMEHRAFTADNFRVLHPGGKLGSRLTKVRDLMHSDMPLVVAETPMREALPVISAKGFGVVGVIDADGQLSGIITDGDLRRHIDGLLDKTAGDIMTRDPMTISSDALAEKAVARMDERAITCLFVRDSAEDGRPCGILKIQDCLRAGVV
- a CDS encoding ribonuclease D; protein product: MSLIHSIWQSKGTTMANFLYKNDLPDDLDLGPVVAIDCETMGLNPHRDRLCLVQMSGGDGNAHLVQVERGQTEAPNLCKMLADPNVLKLFHFGRFDIAAMHHTFGTLATPVYCTKIASKLVRTFTDRHGLKNLLDQLLKVDISKYQQMSDWGARDLTNAQLDYAASDVLYLHQLRDKLNEMLEREGRMELAQSCFDFLPTRAQLDLEGWPEIDIFSH
- a CDS encoding complex I NDUFA9 subunit family protein, whose protein sequence is MTKLVTIYGGAGFVGRYIARRMAKEGWRVRVAVRRPNESLHVKPYGAVGQVEPVFCNIRDDESVRAAMAGADAVVNCVGVLTERGKNSFAAIQSEGAGRVARIASEQGVARLVHLSALGADANSASEYSRTKAEGEAKVLEAFPNAMILRPSVIFGQEDEFFNRFGKMAEKNVILPLVGGNTKFQPVYVDDVAQAAVSGILGHAEPGIYELGGSDVDTLKGLMGDMLEAIHRNRLILNLPFWVGNLMASGFSVAQFLTAGLFHNGILTRDQVKNLKVDNVVSDDAKSFADLGIKPTALQAVLPDYMWVYRPSGQYDAIRESAKNLRKI
- a CDS encoding undecaprenyl-diphosphate phosphatase, translating into MSLFYLLVVAIVQGITEFLPVSSSGHLILLPFFMGTQDQGQAIDVAVHIGTLGAVMIYFWRDVGVGLAGVPRMLTGKIDTPGSKLAFLLLIATIPVVILGLVLKVTGLSDAMRSPAVIGWTMLIFGLVLYWFDQKGAEVKTEGDWSMKDAVKLGLWQAIALIPGTSRSGITITGARAMGYTRQDGAKIAMLMSIPTIMASGILLGAEVVGDADWAMLKDAAIGAVFAFIAALLALTLMMRLLKSVSFTPYVIYRVILGVVLLVMSYT